A region from the Pseudonocardia petroleophila genome encodes:
- a CDS encoding SDR family NAD(P)-dependent oxidoreductase → MSEFAGRVAVVTGAGSGIGRALAQDLARRGARLALSDVDKDGLAETVGSLSGAEVRSDALDVTDRGAVLAYADDVVAQFGRVNQVYNNAGIAFAGNILTSEFEEIERVVDIDFWGVVNGTKAFLPHLINSGDGHVVNVSSLFGLLSVPSQSAYNAAKFAVRGFTESLRQEMLIAKYPVQVTCVHPGGIKTGIARNAARGKGFEDGAAMERFDKQMLRMTPEKAAEIILSGVRRNRARVLVGNDAKVLDAVVRLLGSAYQRPFSIVAGRTLK, encoded by the coding sequence ATGAGTGAGTTCGCGGGACGCGTCGCTGTGGTGACCGGGGCGGGATCGGGTATCGGACGGGCGCTGGCCCAGGACCTCGCGCGCCGCGGGGCCCGGCTCGCGCTGTCCGACGTCGACAAGGACGGGCTGGCCGAGACCGTCGGCTCGCTGTCCGGGGCCGAGGTGCGCAGCGACGCGCTCGACGTCACCGACCGCGGGGCCGTGCTGGCCTACGCCGACGACGTCGTGGCGCAGTTCGGGCGGGTCAACCAGGTCTACAACAACGCCGGCATCGCCTTCGCCGGCAACATCCTCACCTCGGAGTTCGAGGAGATCGAGCGCGTCGTCGACATCGACTTCTGGGGCGTCGTCAACGGGACGAAGGCGTTCCTGCCGCACCTGATCAACTCCGGCGACGGGCACGTGGTCAACGTGTCCAGCCTGTTCGGGCTGCTCTCGGTGCCCAGTCAGAGCGCGTACAACGCGGCGAAGTTCGCGGTGCGCGGGTTCACCGAGTCGCTGCGCCAGGAGATGCTGATCGCGAAGTACCCGGTGCAGGTCACCTGCGTGCACCCCGGCGGCATCAAGACCGGCATCGCCCGCAACGCCGCCCGCGGCAAGGGCTTCGAGGACGGCGCGGCGATGGAGCGCTTCGACAAGCAGATGCTGCGGATGACCCCGGAGAAGGCCGCCGAGATCATCCTGTCCGGCGTGCGCCGCAACCGCGCCCGGGTGCTCGTCGGCAACGACGCCAAGGTGCTCGACGCGGTGGTGCGCCTGCTCGGCTCGGCCTACCAGCGCCCCTTCTCGATCGTCGCGGGGCGCACCCTGAAGTAG
- a CDS encoding flavin-containing monooxygenase — MGRTEVDVVVVGAGFAGLYMLHRLRGAGLSAAVLEAGDGVGGTWYWNRYPGARCDSESYYYSYSFSEELQQEWEWTERYPTQAEILRYLEHVADRFDLRRDIRFGTRVTQAAFDDDTGRWDVRAESGERWSAQFLVTAVGCLSAANIPRIPGLDGFGGEWFHTGRWPHEGVDLAGKRVGVVGTGSTGIQAIPVIAEQAAHLTVFQRTANYSIPARNGPMTREFAAEVKAGYADIRARQRASTNGHPFTISPTSALAVTDEERRAVYEAAWERGGLRFRASFADLLADRAANDTASDFIRDKIRGIVHDPATAEKLVPLDHPFATKRPPIDTHYFETYNRPNVSLVDVGATPIEEVTATGVRTSDGEHELDVIVFATGFDAMTGPLLGIDIRGAGGVALRDRWAAGPVSYLGLQVAGFPNLFTITGPGSPSVLTNMPTSIEQHVDWITDAVEHLREEGVDRMEATTAAQDAWVAHVNEAAARTLLPEAGTSWYLGANVPGKPRVFMPYAGGFAAYVRACDEVAADGYPGFELTSR, encoded by the coding sequence ATGGGTCGCACGGAGGTCGACGTCGTCGTCGTGGGCGCCGGTTTCGCCGGGCTCTACATGCTGCACCGGCTGCGCGGCGCCGGGCTGTCGGCCGCGGTGCTGGAGGCGGGTGACGGCGTCGGCGGCACCTGGTACTGGAACCGCTACCCGGGGGCCCGCTGCGACTCCGAGAGCTACTACTACTCGTACTCCTTCTCCGAGGAGCTCCAGCAGGAGTGGGAGTGGACCGAGCGCTACCCGACCCAGGCCGAGATCCTGCGCTACCTCGAGCACGTGGCCGACCGGTTCGACCTGCGCCGCGACATCCGCTTCGGCACCCGCGTCACGCAGGCCGCCTTCGACGACGACACGGGCCGCTGGGACGTGCGCGCGGAGTCCGGCGAGCGGTGGTCGGCGCAGTTCCTCGTGACCGCGGTGGGCTGCCTGTCCGCGGCGAACATCCCGCGGATCCCCGGCCTCGACGGCTTCGGCGGCGAGTGGTTCCACACCGGGCGCTGGCCGCACGAGGGCGTCGACCTGGCCGGGAAGCGGGTCGGCGTCGTGGGCACCGGGTCCACCGGCATCCAGGCCATCCCGGTGATCGCCGAGCAGGCCGCGCACCTCACGGTCTTCCAGCGCACCGCGAACTACAGCATCCCGGCCCGCAACGGCCCGATGACGCGGGAGTTCGCGGCCGAGGTGAAGGCGGGCTACGCCGACATCCGCGCCCGGCAGCGGGCCTCCACCAACGGCCACCCGTTCACGATCAGCCCGACCTCCGCGCTGGCCGTCACCGACGAGGAGCGCCGCGCGGTGTACGAGGCCGCGTGGGAGCGGGGCGGGCTGCGGTTCCGCGCGTCGTTCGCCGACCTGCTGGCCGACCGCGCCGCCAACGACACGGCGTCGGACTTCATCCGCGACAAGATCCGCGGGATCGTCCACGACCCGGCGACGGCGGAGAAGCTCGTCCCGCTCGACCACCCGTTCGCCACGAAGCGCCCGCCGATCGACACGCACTACTTCGAGACCTACAACCGGCCGAACGTCTCCCTGGTCGACGTCGGGGCCACGCCGATCGAGGAGGTCACCGCCACCGGCGTCCGGACCTCCGACGGCGAGCACGAGCTGGACGTCATCGTGTTCGCCACCGGCTTCGACGCCATGACCGGCCCGCTGCTCGGCATCGACATCCGCGGCGCCGGCGGCGTCGCGCTGCGGGACCGCTGGGCGGCCGGGCCGGTGAGCTACCTCGGCCTGCAGGTCGCCGGCTTCCCCAACCTGTTCACGATCACCGGGCCCGGCAGTCCCTCGGTGCTGACGAACATGCCCACCTCGATCGAGCAGCACGTCGACTGGATCACCGACGCCGTCGAGCACCTGCGCGAGGAGGGCGTCGACCGCATGGAGGCCACCACCGCCGCCCAGGACGCGTGGGTCGCGCACGTCAACGAGGCGGCGGCGCGCACGCTGCTCCCGGAGGCCGGCACGTCGTGGTACCTCGGGGCGAACGTGCCCGGCAAGCCACGGGTCTTCATGCCGTACGCGGGCGGGTTCGCGGCCTACGTGCGGGCCTGCGACGAGGTGGCCGCCGACGGCTACCCGGGGTTCGAGCTGACGTCGCGCTAG
- a CDS encoding MFS transporter, whose translation MDQVRTRTAPGPLVAAAFLATMVGTTLPTPLYPIYQQELGFGGLMVTVVFATYAVGVLAALLLFGRLSDRIGRRPVLLPGLALAAVSSLVFLIPDSLPALFVGRLLSGLSAGIFTGVATATIVDLAPPEDRARAGLLAAAVNMLGLGLGLVLAGALADLAPLPLVLPYLVHLGLVVVGAVAVSAVPEPVTRQPGPVRLEIQRLSVPAEVRAVFVRAGIAGFAGFAVLGFFTAVTPLFVAQTLGEPGHLLSGLVVFSLLGSSTAGQLLSARLPLRTSLLGGCLALAAGIAVVGLGVGLESLPVLVAGAVVAGLGQGSSFRAGLQSVTGAAPAEQRSEVSSSYFLLVYVAISIPVIGVGAGARVFGLVPTAVVFAGLVAALALAAFTSLLRRT comes from the coding sequence GTGGATCAAGTGCGGACCAGGACGGCGCCCGGGCCGCTCGTCGCGGCGGCGTTCCTCGCGACGATGGTCGGCACCACGCTGCCGACCCCGCTCTACCCGATCTACCAGCAGGAGCTGGGCTTCGGCGGGCTGATGGTGACGGTCGTGTTCGCGACCTACGCCGTCGGGGTGCTGGCGGCCCTGCTGCTGTTCGGGCGCCTGTCGGACCGGATCGGGCGCAGGCCGGTGCTGCTGCCCGGACTCGCGCTCGCTGCGGTCAGCTCGCTGGTGTTCCTCATCCCCGACAGCCTGCCCGCGCTGTTCGTCGGGCGGCTGCTGTCCGGGCTCTCGGCGGGCATCTTCACCGGCGTCGCGACCGCCACGATCGTCGACCTCGCCCCGCCGGAGGACCGGGCCCGGGCCGGGCTGCTCGCCGCCGCGGTCAACATGCTCGGGCTCGGGCTGGGTCTGGTGCTCGCGGGCGCGCTCGCCGACCTCGCCCCCCTGCCGCTGGTGCTGCCCTACCTCGTGCACCTCGGGCTCGTGGTCGTCGGCGCCGTCGCGGTGTCCGCGGTGCCCGAGCCGGTCACGCGGCAGCCGGGGCCGGTGCGGCTGGAGATCCAGCGGCTCTCCGTGCCCGCGGAGGTCCGCGCGGTGTTCGTGCGCGCCGGCATCGCGGGCTTCGCCGGGTTCGCCGTGCTGGGCTTCTTCACCGCGGTCACGCCGCTGTTCGTCGCGCAGACCCTGGGCGAACCGGGCCACCTGCTCTCCGGGCTCGTCGTGTTCTCCCTGCTCGGCAGCTCGACGGCCGGGCAGCTGCTCTCCGCGCGGCTGCCGCTGCGCACGTCGCTGCTCGGGGGCTGCCTCGCGCTGGCCGCAGGCATCGCCGTCGTCGGGCTCGGGGTGGGGCTGGAGTCGCTGCCCGTGCTGGTCGCGGGAGCGGTCGTCGCGGGGCTGGGGCAGGGCTCGAGCTTCCGCGCGGGGCTGCAGTCGGTCACCGGCGCGGCGCCCGCGGAGCAGCGCAGCGAGGTCTCGTCGAGCTACTTCCTGCTGGTCTACGTGGCGATCTCGATCCCGGTGATCGGGGTCGGCGCCGGGGCCCGGGTGTTCGGGCTCGTGCCCACCGCCGTGGTGTTCGCGGGGCTCGTCGCGGCGCTCGCGCTCGCCGCGTTCACGAGCCTGCTGCGGCGGACGTGA